The following are from one region of the Cytobacillus firmus genome:
- a CDS encoding ABC transporter ATP-binding protein: MIQLAVNSLTKSFDSNPVLSNLSFQVNEGEFVSILGPSGSGKSTIFNLIGGILLPDEGSITLGNVEITGKRGSISYMPQTPSLLPWRTILQNVLLGQEIMGTADPEAARKMLQKAGLGDYENAFPHELSGGMKQRAAFIRALLSPQPIILLDEPFSALDELTRLDMQKWLLDIWNEHKPTILFVTHNIEEAIYLSDRILILGSKPAKVVQEYKVPFGRPRMEEIFLDENFLECKRSIHHALKNH; the protein is encoded by the coding sequence ATGATACAATTAGCGGTTAATTCTCTAACGAAAAGTTTCGATTCAAATCCGGTTTTAAGCAATTTGAGTTTTCAAGTAAATGAAGGAGAGTTTGTTTCGATTTTAGGTCCATCAGGCAGCGGAAAGAGCACCATCTTTAACCTGATTGGCGGGATTCTCCTGCCTGATGAAGGGTCCATAACTCTTGGGAATGTTGAGATCACCGGCAAACGCGGTTCAATCAGCTATATGCCCCAGACACCTTCCCTGTTGCCATGGAGAACCATCCTTCAGAATGTACTGCTTGGCCAGGAAATTATGGGGACAGCGGATCCGGAAGCAGCCAGAAAAATGCTTCAAAAAGCGGGACTCGGTGACTATGAAAATGCATTTCCGCATGAATTATCAGGAGGCATGAAGCAAAGGGCCGCCTTTATCCGGGCACTATTAAGCCCGCAGCCAATCATACTGCTGGATGAACCTTTTTCAGCTTTGGATGAGCTTACCCGTCTTGATATGCAGAAATGGCTTCTCGATATTTGGAATGAACATAAGCCGACGATTCTGTTTGTCACTCACAATATCGAAGAAGCCATTTACCTCTCTGATCGAATATTAATACTCGGCAGCAAGCCTGCTAAAGTGGTTCAGGAATATAAAGTGCCTTTTGGGCGGCCGCGAATGGAGGAAATTTTCCTGGATGAAAATTTCCTTGAATGCAAAAGAAGCATTCATCATGCGCTGAAAAATCATTAG
- a CDS encoding TatD family hydrolase has translation MDNYIDAHIHLDKYSDIDLEKMFHEMPFKLSLVTVSSDLNSCKRNLALAEIYPFVKPAFGFHPEQVLPNDHDISELFSWIKIHTEQMAAVGEVGLPYYLRPKGSKVPGGYIELLEEFIKLAKKQDKPIVLHAIYDDAQIVCNLLEKHSIKKAHFHWFKGDTAAASRLISNGYYISFTPDIVYEKEIQVLVRDYPLDKLMAETDGPWEFEGPFKNKPTHPSMMAHSISALAELKEISFSSALKMLYDNTKSFYNID, from the coding sequence ATGGATAATTATATTGATGCCCATATTCATCTGGATAAGTACAGCGATATTGATTTAGAAAAAATGTTTCATGAAATGCCGTTTAAGCTTTCACTTGTTACAGTTTCAAGCGATTTAAACTCCTGCAAAAGAAACCTTGCTCTTGCAGAAATCTATCCCTTTGTTAAACCTGCCTTTGGTTTTCACCCTGAACAGGTTCTGCCCAATGATCATGATATTTCAGAGCTTTTCAGCTGGATAAAGATTCACACAGAGCAGATGGCTGCTGTTGGTGAGGTTGGCCTTCCATACTATTTAAGACCTAAGGGGAGCAAGGTTCCAGGCGGATATATTGAACTTCTTGAAGAATTCATAAAGCTTGCTAAAAAACAGGATAAGCCCATTGTCCTCCATGCAATTTATGATGATGCACAGATTGTGTGCAATTTATTGGAAAAGCATTCAATTAAAAAGGCTCATTTCCACTGGTTTAAAGGTGACACTGCAGCAGCAAGCAGGCTGATTTCCAATGGGTATTACATATCCTTTACTCCAGATATCGTGTATGAAAAAGAAATACAGGTTCTCGTACGGGATTACCCGCTGGATAAGTTGATGGCAGAAACAGACGGCCCATGGGAATTCGAGGGCCCTTTTAAAAACAAACCTACCCACCCTTCCATGATGGCCCATTCTATCAGTGCCCTTGCTGAACTAAAAGAAATATCTTTCAGCAGCGCCCTTAAGATGCTTTATGATAATACAAAAAGCTTCTATAATATTGATTAA
- a CDS encoding RNA polymerase sigma factor, which translates to MERISAEVFEDIYSEYSDRIYGYIFLLVNDKEVAEDLTQDTFIKAYKYMNQFNGESQIFTWLVRISRNVAIDYLRKKSRFKFFSIEKFQLQSDEDTPTEIMIKGEKVTLLYEAIRHLKLSYQEVLILRKIKEFSIRETAEILNWSENKVKITTSRALAALKKELQKRGKSMKSSFGSDNSFRELGRIPRSQKQKQESLQKILRSIEEKPKRKKAIFPRFLSAAAVMAACVMFAFIIFSEDSMTRGSSSSEMLGNSFISQTTIAISETEKSFSADGKYTAETATVKDPKWEKTARNAINSAIPSEAVIDAKPIYDIQFNLKGKEPVKMKVWNEQGEVYFKLIDSEEIYSVPAGEGAIFIESLEAIAQSIQNTP; encoded by the coding sequence ATGGAGAGAATATCGGCAGAAGTGTTTGAAGATATATACAGCGAGTACAGCGATCGAATTTATGGATACATATTTCTTCTCGTAAATGATAAAGAAGTGGCGGAAGATCTGACACAGGACACCTTTATCAAAGCCTACAAATATATGAATCAATTTAATGGGGAGTCCCAGATTTTTACGTGGCTTGTCAGGATATCAAGAAATGTAGCCATTGATTATTTGCGCAAAAAAAGCAGATTCAAATTTTTCTCAATAGAAAAATTCCAGCTCCAATCAGATGAAGATACTCCTACAGAGATAATGATTAAGGGTGAAAAAGTGACACTCTTATATGAAGCAATCCGCCATTTGAAGTTGAGCTACCAAGAAGTGCTGATTTTGAGAAAAATAAAGGAGTTTTCCATAAGGGAAACGGCTGAAATCTTGAATTGGTCCGAAAATAAAGTGAAAATCACCACATCCAGGGCACTCGCAGCACTAAAAAAAGAATTGCAGAAAAGGGGGAAATCCATGAAGAGCTCATTCGGATCCGATAATTCCTTTCGAGAATTGGGACGTATTCCGCGGTCTCAAAAGCAAAAGCAGGAGAGTCTGCAAAAAATATTGAGGAGCATAGAGGAAAAACCTAAAAGAAAGAAAGCTATTTTCCCGAGATTTTTATCTGCTGCCGCTGTAATGGCTGCTTGTGTTATGTTCGCTTTCATTATTTTTTCTGAGGATTCTATGACAAGAGGCAGCAGCAGTTCAGAGATGCTTGGAAACAGCTTTATAAGCCAAACCACTATTGCTATATCAGAAACCGAGAAATCCTTCTCTGCCGATGGAAAGTATACGGCTGAAACCGCGACAGTAAAAGATCCAAAGTGGGAAAAAACGGCAAGAAATGCGATAAATTCGGCAATCCCTTCAGAGGCAGTCATTGATGCCAAACCAATCTATGATATCCAATTTAATTTAAAGGGAAAAGAACCGGTAAAGATGAAAGTCTGGAACGAGCAAGGCGAAGTTTACTTTAAGCTAATTGACAGTGAAGAAATTTATTCAGTTCCTGCCGGAGAAGGTGCCATATTTATCGAGTCTTTAGAGGCAATCGCACAAAGCATTCAGAACACTCCTTAA
- a CDS encoding S8 family peptidase encodes MLTAFLILPLMFPSMGSAESKSSPHTSVKKAAPQTAKSKINSSLLKQFDKEDKVTFLIKFKEQVDAPAAAKKAEKAAASQKLTASKSKYMKRSAVLSSLRSTAIETQGHVADFLQKQEKDGKAKDVQSFYIVNAIAVTATKDVMEQIAVFPEVEKILPNETRQLHKPVKEAEKSLKTQAETSSIEWNIDRVGAPAVWEMGIDGSGTVVASIDTGVQWNHPALKEKYRGYNPAQPDSPVHEFSWFDATAGQTVPYDDQGHGTHVTGTMVGAEPNGGNQIGVAPGAKWIAVKAFTANGGTDVDLLEAGEWILAPKDAEGNPHPEKAPDVVNNSWGGGPGLDEWYRPMVQAWRAAEIFPEFSAGNTTLFNPGGPGSVATPANYPESFATGATDINNGLASFSLQGPSPYQEVKPDVSAPGVNIRSSVPGSGYEGGWNGTSMAGPHVSAVAALLRQVDSSLTVEEMEEILLTTSTSLTNGTYPETPNNGFGYGLVNAFDAVSSVLTGLGKIKGQVAKEGDDSEAPEANHEAPQETYAGMDLALELTASDNVSVTRVDLEYLKADGSWAAIEAERTAGNYKDGTYQAVIPGENIAEPSVTYKWKINDFGGNLTETDSYEVAVRPGISIGYSQDFESQPAGWTSYGPENSWEWGVPSSGPGNAASGEKVYATKLDGNYANRANMNLQMPPIDLPEGNAYLQFKQWHELENRYDYGHVFVSTDMENWEQALRVNGNTTDWVNAEVDLSAYAGQRIYVAFNVTTDGSVQKQGWYIDDVRLSDTPVEPAGKAQLGISKDKPSTELKKEKVNPDKIVPKKDAPAKDDGKQQQPAPVLLPLTAEVSVLESGRSVFTNPQNGSFEMTHASGDFTVKAEAYGYRSQTQNVNIPQDGEATANFVLEEIPKGTVTGVVTNEATGEPVANTTLLLIEDAAVQPVTTDANGEYTLTAYEGTYTLKAMAPSYYSKEQSITIDGGSTLEQNVELKPFIGYPGEIGYDDGTAENARAFYDAGNGWAVKMSLASGHDSAMVTGGLFRFWDTSWPTPGGTDFKVEVYDASGPDGAPGKKLAGPFEATALRNGEWTHVDLSEEGIVANGDFYLVYIQSAPNPNAPGLGTDEDGENAGRSWQLVGGAWSPSPEDEGNYMIRATVNYEVTAPVITSPADGTFTNQGKVTIEGNSAPTTTVKVFNNGEEVASAESTDEGTFSAEVSLDEGENTLTAKASTESGTTDASEPVKVIYDKTKPELSITSPADKSKTNKETVTVKGTVSDDNLDWVKVNGQTAKVTDGEYSLRILLDEGENTITVTAQDKAKNSEEKTITVDAKYTAPAVENLLPAEDKELKKGESVKIEFDSEPGLKATFVIRMPLTNAGGQLNNATELPMMETSPGHYVGYYTATSNVKAPGAEIEVKVKDDYGNETRKTADGKLWINAKKKNNNSSKKK; translated from the coding sequence ATGCTGACAGCTTTTCTGATTTTGCCGCTGATGTTCCCAAGTATGGGATCGGCAGAAAGCAAAAGCTCTCCGCATACTTCAGTTAAGAAAGCTGCACCTCAGACTGCAAAAAGCAAAATAAACAGCTCACTGCTTAAACAATTTGATAAAGAAGATAAAGTAACATTTCTAATAAAGTTCAAAGAACAGGTTGATGCTCCAGCAGCGGCCAAAAAGGCTGAAAAAGCGGCTGCATCACAAAAACTGACAGCCTCTAAATCAAAATACATGAAACGCTCTGCAGTCCTATCCTCACTAAGATCTACAGCTATTGAAACTCAAGGCCATGTCGCTGATTTTCTTCAAAAACAGGAAAAAGACGGCAAGGCAAAAGATGTTCAATCCTTCTACATTGTCAATGCAATTGCAGTAACAGCTACAAAAGACGTTATGGAGCAAATCGCAGTATTCCCTGAAGTAGAAAAGATTCTTCCAAATGAAACAAGACAGCTTCATAAACCTGTTAAAGAGGCCGAAAAATCTCTTAAAACACAAGCAGAAACCAGCTCGATCGAATGGAACATCGACCGCGTCGGAGCTCCTGCTGTATGGGAAATGGGAATTGACGGATCCGGTACAGTCGTTGCATCCATTGATACAGGTGTTCAGTGGAACCACCCGGCATTGAAAGAAAAGTACCGGGGCTATAACCCTGCACAGCCTGATTCTCCAGTACATGAATTCAGCTGGTTTGATGCCACTGCAGGCCAGACAGTTCCTTACGATGATCAAGGTCACGGAACCCACGTAACCGGAACTATGGTTGGTGCCGAGCCGAATGGAGGCAATCAGATCGGTGTTGCTCCTGGTGCGAAATGGATCGCAGTAAAAGCCTTTACTGCAAACGGCGGAACAGATGTAGACCTTCTTGAAGCCGGTGAATGGATCCTGGCTCCAAAGGATGCTGAAGGAAATCCGCATCCTGAAAAAGCGCCTGATGTTGTCAATAATTCTTGGGGCGGCGGACCTGGACTGGATGAATGGTATCGTCCAATGGTGCAGGCATGGCGTGCAGCTGAAATTTTCCCGGAATTCTCTGCAGGAAACACTACTTTGTTTAATCCAGGCGGACCTGGTTCGGTTGCAACACCAGCAAACTACCCGGAATCATTTGCTACTGGTGCGACTGATATTAACAATGGCTTAGCAAGCTTTTCACTGCAAGGGCCATCTCCATATCAGGAAGTTAAGCCTGATGTATCTGCACCAGGAGTTAACATACGTTCCTCAGTTCCCGGAAGCGGATATGAAGGCGGCTGGAACGGAACCTCCATGGCTGGCCCGCATGTTTCTGCGGTTGCCGCGCTGCTCCGCCAGGTTGACTCAAGTCTGACTGTTGAAGAGATGGAGGAAATCCTGCTGACCACCTCAACTTCTTTGACAAATGGTACTTATCCTGAGACACCAAATAATGGTTTTGGATACGGGCTCGTAAATGCCTTCGATGCGGTATCTTCCGTACTGACCGGCCTTGGAAAGATTAAAGGCCAGGTTGCAAAAGAAGGAGATGACTCCGAGGCTCCTGAAGCCAATCATGAAGCACCTCAGGAAACATATGCAGGAATGGATCTGGCACTTGAATTGACAGCATCAGATAATGTAAGCGTCACAAGAGTGGATCTTGAATACTTAAAAGCTGACGGCAGCTGGGCCGCTATTGAGGCCGAAAGAACAGCCGGCAACTATAAAGATGGTACTTACCAGGCAGTTATTCCTGGAGAAAACATAGCAGAACCTTCTGTAACTTACAAATGGAAGATCAATGACTTTGGCGGTAATTTAACTGAAACCGACTCCTATGAAGTGGCAGTAAGACCAGGAATCAGCATTGGCTATTCTCAGGACTTTGAATCACAGCCGGCCGGCTGGACTTCATATGGACCGGAAAACAGCTGGGAGTGGGGAGTTCCATCTTCAGGCCCTGGCAATGCAGCATCCGGGGAAAAAGTATATGCAACTAAACTTGACGGGAACTATGCAAATAGAGCAAACATGAATCTCCAGATGCCTCCTATTGACCTGCCTGAAGGAAATGCCTACCTTCAATTTAAGCAATGGCACGAGCTTGAAAACCGTTATGATTATGGTCACGTTTTTGTATCAACCGATATGGAAAACTGGGAACAGGCTCTTCGCGTAAACGGCAATACAACAGACTGGGTTAATGCAGAAGTAGACTTAAGTGCATACGCAGGACAGAGGATTTATGTAGCTTTCAATGTGACTACAGATGGCTCTGTTCAAAAGCAAGGCTGGTATATTGATGATGTAAGGTTATCTGATACTCCAGTTGAACCTGCAGGCAAAGCACAGCTTGGCATCAGCAAGGATAAACCTTCTACAGAATTAAAGAAGGAAAAGGTAAATCCTGATAAAATTGTTCCTAAAAAGGATGCACCAGCAAAAGATGATGGGAAACAGCAGCAGCCTGCACCTGTTCTTCTTCCGCTTACTGCCGAAGTAAGTGTGCTGGAATCAGGCAGGTCCGTATTTACTAATCCGCAAAACGGATCTTTTGAAATGACACATGCTTCAGGTGATTTCACTGTAAAAGCGGAAGCTTACGGATATCGTTCTCAAACACAGAATGTAAATATTCCGCAGGATGGAGAAGCGACTGCTAACTTTGTCCTTGAAGAAATACCTAAAGGCACTGTTACTGGGGTAGTGACAAATGAAGCAACCGGCGAGCCTGTTGCAAATACTACGCTTCTTTTAATAGAAGATGCGGCAGTACAGCCGGTCACAACCGATGCAAATGGTGAATATACACTCACAGCTTACGAAGGCACTTACACTTTAAAAGCAATGGCACCTTCCTACTACAGCAAGGAGCAGAGCATCACGATCGATGGCGGCTCAACTCTTGAGCAAAATGTAGAGCTAAAGCCATTTATCGGATATCCGGGTGAAATTGGATATGATGATGGTACAGCTGAAAATGCACGTGCATTCTATGATGCCGGCAATGGCTGGGCAGTTAAGATGTCCCTTGCATCCGGCCATGACAGCGCAATGGTTACCGGCGGATTATTCCGCTTCTGGGATACCAGCTGGCCAACTCCGGGCGGTACAGACTTCAAAGTTGAAGTATACGATGCAAGCGGACCGGATGGAGCTCCTGGCAAAAAACTTGCAGGGCCATTTGAAGCAACAGCATTAAGAAACGGTGAATGGACACATGTAGATCTTAGTGAAGAAGGAATCGTTGCAAATGGCGATTTCTATCTGGTATATATCCAATCAGCACCAAATCCTAATGCACCTGGTCTTGGTACAGATGAGGATGGAGAGAATGCAGGACGCAGCTGGCAGCTTGTAGGCGGCGCATGGTCACCATCACCTGAAGATGAAGGAAACTATATGATCCGCGCGACTGTAAACTATGAAGTTACAGCACCTGTCATTACTTCTCCAGCGGATGGAACATTTACGAACCAGGGCAAAGTTACTATTGAAGGTAATTCGGCTCCTACAACTACTGTGAAAGTATTTAATAATGGAGAAGAGGTCGCATCGGCTGAGAGTACAGACGAAGGCACTTTCTCAGCAGAAGTTTCACTCGATGAAGGGGAAAACACTCTTACGGCCAAAGCATCAACAGAGTCAGGAACTACCGATGCCTCTGAACCTGTAAAAGTGATATATGATAAAACAAAGCCTGAACTGTCCATAACAAGCCCTGCAGATAAATCCAAAACAAACAAAGAAACAGTCACTGTTAAAGGAACCGTTTCCGATGATAACCTTGATTGGGTAAAAGTAAACGGCCAGACAGCTAAGGTTACAGACGGTGAATACTCTCTTCGCATCCTTCTGGATGAAGGTGAAAACACCATTACGGTAACAGCACAGGATAAAGCAAAGAACAGTGAAGAAAAAACAATCACAGTCGATGCTAAATATACCGCTCCAGCCGTAGAAAATCTTCTTCCTGCAGAAGACAAGGAGCTTAAAAAAGGCGAATCGGTAAAAATCGAATTTGATAGTGAACCAGGGTTAAAAGCGACGTTTGTCATCAGAATGCCTTTAACAAATGCTGGCGGACAGCTGAATAACGCTACTGAGCTTCCAATGATGGAAACTTCCCCTGGCCATTATGTCGGCTACTATACTGCCACTTCAAATGTAAAAGCACCTGGTGCCGAAATTGAAGTGAAAGTGAAAGATGACTACGGCAATGAAACCCGCAAGACAGCAGACGGCAAATTGTGGATTAATGCAAAAAAGAAGAATAATAACAGCTCTAAAAAGAAGTAA
- the abc-f gene encoding ribosomal protection-like ABC-F family protein, translating into MKLSLAKVWSSKPDMLILDEPTNHLDLQGIEWLIGEIGQFCGPVMIISHDRHFLDQAVGRIFELQEGTLNMYDGNYTAYREQKQKNYDDQLHQFNVQQREIDRIENQMANLKKWSEKAHRESTKGGSPSENRQIGFKEYNRVKAKKKDQQVKSKMKRLQQELDKNKIEKPEEEAKVHFQFDSSGKRGKRIIEAKNLSKSFGDRTLFKDSQFYIKHGEKIGILGSNGTGKTTLIRMLLEEISPSDGELWISSTLKIAYLNQDMNDLPLTENVLEALDLSEREQIYKARTLLANLGMQDAKLKQPIGQLSMGERIRVKLTDMLLKEYDVLILDEPTNHLDLPSREQFEKTLKEFSGTLIIISHDLYFLEKLSTRLLVFEENKITRFEMNLKEYRMKSRRCKQKKEHDSIKEQLMIIDNRISAILGELSLLVPGDSKYAQLDKEFNGLLDEKRTLLNQ; encoded by the coding sequence TTGAAGCTATCCTTAGCTAAGGTTTGGTCATCAAAACCGGATATGCTGATTTTGGATGAACCCACCAATCATTTGGATTTACAGGGAATCGAGTGGCTTATTGGGGAGATTGGCCAATTCTGCGGTCCTGTCATGATCATTTCCCATGACCGTCACTTCCTCGATCAGGCTGTCGGAAGGATTTTTGAGCTGCAAGAAGGCACTTTAAACATGTATGACGGAAATTATACAGCCTACCGGGAGCAAAAGCAGAAAAATTATGATGATCAGCTTCATCAATTTAATGTTCAGCAAAGAGAGATCGATCGGATCGAAAATCAGATGGCCAATTTAAAAAAATGGTCTGAAAAAGCTCACAGGGAATCAACTAAAGGCGGAAGTCCTTCTGAGAATAGGCAGATAGGATTTAAAGAATATAACAGAGTGAAAGCCAAAAAGAAGGATCAGCAGGTTAAGTCAAAAATGAAAAGGCTTCAGCAGGAACTGGATAAAAATAAAATTGAAAAGCCGGAAGAAGAGGCAAAAGTGCACTTTCAATTTGATTCGTCGGGCAAGAGAGGGAAGAGGATCATTGAAGCTAAAAACCTCTCAAAAAGCTTTGGAGACCGGACTCTTTTCAAGGATAGCCAGTTTTATATAAAGCATGGCGAAAAAATTGGGATTCTTGGATCCAACGGGACTGGCAAGACCACTTTAATCCGTATGCTGCTGGAAGAGATATCCCCTTCTGATGGGGAACTTTGGATTAGCAGCACTCTAAAGATTGCCTATTTAAACCAGGATATGAATGATTTACCGTTAACCGAAAACGTCCTTGAAGCACTTGATCTCAGTGAACGGGAGCAGATATACAAGGCAAGGACTCTATTAGCAAATCTGGGTATGCAAGATGCGAAGTTAAAGCAGCCGATTGGCCAGCTGAGCATGGGGGAGCGAATCAGGGTAAAGCTAACAGACATGCTTTTAAAGGAATATGACGTCCTAATATTAGACGAACCGACCAATCACTTGGATTTGCCGAGCAGGGAGCAATTTGAAAAAACGCTCAAGGAATTTTCAGGAACACTCATCATTATTTCGCATGATTTATACTTTTTGGAAAAGTTAAGCACAAGATTGCTTGTATTTGAAGAAAATAAAATAACCAGATTTGAAATGAATCTGAAGGAATATCGTATGAAATCCAGAAGATGCAAGCAGAAAAAAGAGCATGATTCCATAAAAGAGCAACTTATGATTATTGATAACCGCATAAGTGCGATACTTGGAGAACTCAGTCTGCTTGTTCCGGGTGACAGCAAATATGCCCAATTGGATAAGGAGTTTAATGGCTTATTAGATGAAAAAAGAACATTATTAAATCAATAA
- a CDS encoding ATP-binding cassette domain-containing protein yields MCANKISNHNIPVIMARDLQKSFGDKTVFSKLDFDIYQQDRIGLVGLNGTGKTTLASILFGSIQADKGTIERMKEPYKIGYLHQSADYSVSDIPGPDQSPEEEILHQASKLGLPKLHEWKPERLDSLSGEKG; encoded by the coding sequence ATGTGTGCAAATAAAATCAGCAATCACAATATACCGGTTATCATGGCCAGGGATCTTCAAAAGTCATTCGGAGATAAAACGGTGTTTTCTAAATTGGATTTCGATATTTATCAGCAGGATCGCATCGGTCTTGTTGGCTTAAATGGCACAGGTAAGACGACATTGGCCAGTATTTTATTCGGCAGTATTCAGGCGGATAAAGGCACAATTGAGCGGATGAAGGAGCCATATAAAATCGGTTATCTTCACCAGTCAGCAGATTATTCAGTCAGTGATATACCTGGTCCTGATCAAAGCCCTGAGGAAGAAATTCTGCATCAGGCAAGCAAATTAGGACTCCCAAAACTCCATGAATGGAAACCGGAAAGGCTTGATTCTTTAAGCGGGGAGAAAGGTTGA
- a CDS encoding YjcZ family sporulation protein, which yields MYGYGYGGCGYGGAGYGGGFALIVVLFILLIIVGASCFKW from the coding sequence ATGTATGGCTACGGATATGGCGGCTGCGGATACGGTGGTGCTGGATATGGCGGGGGCTTTGCGCTAATTGTGGTTCTATTCATCCTATTGATCATCGTAGGTGCTTCTTGTTTTAAGTGGTAA
- a CDS encoding YjcZ family sporulation protein has protein sequence MSDGCGYGGGFALLVVLFILLIIIGASWGYGGFY, from the coding sequence ATGTCAGACGGTTGCGGATACGGCGGCGGTTTCGCCCTTTTAGTTGTATTGTTTATTTTACTGATTATTATCGGTGCTTCTTGGGGTTACGGTGGATTCTACTAA
- a CDS encoding glycerophosphodiester phosphodiesterase, producing MTLKVMKNVFFTALATVISFFGIKKIANNAHKIKRIGHRGVAGYCPENTFPSYDRAIEMGADYLEIDVQLSKDGRLVVIHDSLVDRTTDHKGKVSDFTFDELRKMDAGSWFSTKFSGACIPSFEEVLDKYADRVGLLIELKKPSLYPGIEKMIAEELKKRKLDSKDQDHIIVQSFETASMRLFHELMPEIPVAILINYPPDKMEIKNIAEYASYLNPKWTVVNKRVIDLIHANGLKAIAWTVRSKKEADKLKHYPLDGIVADYLDLIE from the coding sequence ATGACTTTGAAGGTAATGAAAAATGTTTTTTTTACAGCTTTAGCTACAGTTATTTCATTTTTCGGCATTAAGAAAATAGCAAATAATGCACATAAGATAAAAAGAATTGGCCATCGGGGAGTTGCCGGCTACTGCCCGGAAAATACTTTTCCCTCATATGACCGTGCAATCGAAATGGGAGCAGATTATCTGGAAATTGATGTGCAATTAAGCAAGGATGGAAGGCTGGTGGTGATTCACGATTCCCTTGTAGACCGCACAACCGACCATAAAGGAAAAGTCTCTGACTTCACCTTTGATGAACTCAGAAAAATGGATGCCGGCAGCTGGTTTTCTACAAAATTCAGCGGTGCCTGTATCCCTTCATTTGAAGAGGTCTTGGACAAATATGCGGATCGTGTCGGTCTTTTAATTGAGTTAAAAAAACCATCCCTATATCCGGGCATTGAAAAGATGATCGCCGAGGAACTAAAGAAAAGAAAGCTTGATTCAAAAGATCAAGACCATATTATTGTGCAGTCATTTGAAACAGCTTCAATGAGATTATTTCATGAACTGATGCCGGAAATCCCTGTCGCCATCTTAATCAACTATCCTCCTGACAAAATGGAGATTAAAAACATTGCCGAATATGCAAGCTACCTGAATCCTAAGTGGACAGTGGTTAATAAGCGTGTGATCGATCTAATTCATGCGAATGGCTTGAAAGCAATTGCCTGGACTGTGCGTTCAAAGAAAGAAGCAGATAAATTAAAGCATTATCCACTGGATGGAATTGTAGCTGATTATTTAGACCTTATTGAATAG